From a single Bacillus pseudomycoides DSM 12442 genomic region:
- a CDS encoding ABC transporter ATP-binding protein yields MSKAVIELKDLQTHFHTEEGTVKAVNHVSFSVREGETVCVVGESGCGKSVTALSIMGLIAESGGIVGGDILYEGQSLLGMKEKELRSLRGNDIAMIFQEPMTSLNPVFTVGEQIVETLREHELLSKSEAYKKAIELIRKVGIARSDEIVHSYPHELSGGMLQRIMIAIALSCNPKLLIADEPTTALDVTIQAQILDLLRQVKEEFKTSILLITHDLGVVAEMADYVVVMYGGKVIEEAPVLELFQNPKHPYTKGLLKSKPVMGKRTDKLYSIPGQVPNLVGLDEFCYFSGRCERCMDICKNEAPGLGVHEDHHKVACWLYEERAEQ; encoded by the coding sequence ATGAGTAAAGCAGTAATAGAACTAAAAGATTTACAAACACACTTTCATACGGAAGAAGGTACAGTAAAAGCTGTGAATCATGTTAGCTTTTCTGTACGAGAAGGTGAAACAGTTTGTGTAGTGGGAGAATCAGGTTGTGGGAAAAGTGTAACGGCTTTATCTATTATGGGACTTATTGCGGAATCTGGCGGCATTGTTGGTGGTGATATTCTTTATGAAGGCCAAAGTCTTTTGGGGATGAAAGAGAAAGAACTCCGAAGTTTAAGAGGAAATGATATCGCGATGATTTTTCAAGAACCAATGACATCTCTTAACCCAGTTTTTACTGTTGGAGAACAAATTGTTGAGACGTTAAGAGAGCATGAGCTCCTTAGTAAAAGTGAAGCATATAAAAAAGCTATTGAATTAATTCGTAAGGTTGGTATTGCACGTTCTGATGAAATTGTTCATTCGTATCCCCATGAGCTAAGCGGTGGGATGTTGCAACGGATCATGATTGCGATTGCACTGAGTTGTAACCCTAAATTACTAATTGCTGATGAGCCCACAACAGCACTAGATGTTACAATTCAGGCACAAATACTAGATTTATTAAGACAGGTAAAAGAAGAATTTAAAACATCTATTTTATTAATTACACATGATTTAGGTGTTGTAGCAGAAATGGCAGATTATGTTGTTGTAATGTATGGTGGCAAAGTCATTGAAGAAGCACCTGTACTGGAGCTATTCCAAAATCCTAAACACCCATATACAAAAGGATTATTAAAATCAAAGCCGGTAATGGGGAAACGAACAGATAAACTTTATTCGATTCCGGGGCAAGTTCCAAACTTAGTTGGTTTAGATGAATTTTGCTACTTTAGCGGTCGCTGTGAACGTTGCATGGATATATGTAAGAATGAGGCGCCAGGCCTTGGAGTGCATGAAGATCATCATAAAGTAGCTTGCTGGTTATATGAGGAGCGTGCAGAGCAATGA